In one window of Photorhabdus laumondii subsp. laumondii DNA:
- a CDS encoding sugar kinase, whose translation MKQIALLGECMIELNGAPFSTMHQTFGGDVLNSAVYLARASRQKIAVHFVTALGLDSLSEGMITRWQDEGIRTHLILRDPVRQPGLYLIQLDGQGERTFLYWRNNSAARYMVRHPDFSSVMQALQQMDAIYLSGISLAILPVDDREKLLNLLAELAAQGKTIIFDSNYRSALWQSVEETQVCYQKLLAFTSLALVTDDDECKLWGDKSVTETMIRLKQAGVKEAVIKAGAAGCYYQHLVQDTPIELIPTVPVVNVADTTAAGDAFNAGFLAGFLTDCPIQQAAIMGHCLAGTVIQHKGAIIPISATQAVTDSFF comes from the coding sequence ATGAAGCAGATTGCACTCCTTGGTGAATGTATGATCGAACTTAATGGTGCCCCTTTTTCGACCATGCATCAGACTTTCGGTGGTGATGTCTTGAACAGTGCGGTTTATTTAGCACGTGCAAGCCGACAGAAGATTGCTGTTCATTTTGTGACTGCGTTGGGCTTGGATTCGCTCAGTGAAGGGATGATCACACGTTGGCAAGACGAGGGTATTCGCACCCATCTGATTTTGCGTGATCCGGTTCGCCAACCGGGACTGTATTTGATTCAACTTGATGGACAGGGAGAGCGCACCTTTCTGTACTGGCGTAATAATTCCGCTGCCCGTTATATGGTGCGCCATCCTGATTTCTCTTCGGTTATGCAAGCATTACAGCAGATGGATGCCATTTATCTCAGTGGTATCAGTTTGGCTATCTTGCCTGTTGATGATCGTGAAAAGCTACTAAACTTGCTGGCTGAGCTGGCTGCTCAAGGAAAAACCATCATTTTCGACAGTAATTATCGTTCGGCATTATGGCAAAGTGTGGAGGAAACCCAAGTTTGTTATCAGAAATTACTCGCCTTTACCTCATTGGCACTGGTGACAGATGACGATGAATGTAAGCTGTGGGGCGATAAATCGGTTACAGAAACCATGATTCGTCTTAAACAAGCAGGAGTTAAAGAAGCCGTGATTAAAGCGGGGGCTGCCGGTTGCTATTATCAGCATTTGGTACAGGATACTCCGATTGAGCTGATCCCAACGGTGCCGGTTGTTAACGTGGCCGATACCACGGCGGCGGGAGACGCCTTTAATGCTGGGTTTCTGGCAGGATTTCTGACGGATTGTCCGATACAACAAGCGGCAATTATGGGGCATTGTCTGGCTGGTACCGTTATTCAGCATAAAGGGGCGATTATTCCAATCAGTGCAACTCAAGCAGTGACTGACAGTTTCTTTTAA
- a CDS encoding bifunctional 4-hydroxy-2-oxoglutarate aldolase/2-dehydro-3-deoxy-phosphogluconate aldolase gives MKQMIEQLRQLKIVPVIAVDRAEDIIPLGKALADNGLPVAEITFRSTAAAEAIRLLRAAQPNMLIGAGTVLNRDQVVAAKQAGADFMVSPGFNPNTVKACQQLNIPIIPGVNNPSAIEGAMELGLKLLKFFPAEPSGGLPMIKAILAPYTELQIMPTGGIGPNNIRDYLAVPRIVACGGSWMVSQALVGSQNWQEIGRLTREAVDLVNT, from the coding sequence ATGAAACAGATGATTGAACAGTTACGCCAGTTAAAAATTGTACCCGTGATTGCTGTTGACCGAGCGGAAGATATTATTCCGTTGGGTAAAGCATTGGCTGACAACGGCTTGCCGGTAGCCGAAATTACTTTCCGTTCTACGGCAGCGGCGGAAGCTATTCGTTTGTTGAGAGCAGCTCAGCCGAATATGCTGATTGGTGCAGGTACTGTTCTGAACCGTGATCAGGTGGTTGCTGCAAAACAGGCTGGCGCTGATTTTATGGTTTCGCCGGGTTTTAATCCAAATACGGTCAAAGCCTGTCAGCAATTGAATATTCCTATTATTCCGGGTGTGAATAATCCAAGTGCGATTGAAGGTGCAATGGAATTGGGGCTAAAACTATTGAAATTCTTCCCGGCAGAACCTTCCGGCGGTTTGCCAATGATTAAAGCGATATTGGCACCTTATACTGAATTGCAAATTATGCCGACTGGGGGAATCGGGCCAAATAATATTCGCGATTATCTTGCTGTACCGCGTATTGTGGCGTGTGGTGGTTCATGGATGGTTAGTCAAGCGCTGGTGGGCAGCCAAAACTGGCAGGAAATCGGTCGCCTGACTCGTGAAGCGGTGGATTTGGTGAATACTTAA
- a CDS encoding GNAT family N-acetyltransferase yields MGISTPEILTAEHNINDFYCQHETLNEWLSRRALKNNKLGASRTFVICKEGTKDVIGYYCLSAGSINHIESTPSLKRNMPDPIPVVLLGRLAVDVEYQGKKLGALLLQDAWKRVASTAEQVGISAIIVHALDESARTFYTRLGFVQSPLEPYTLMLPLGKQK; encoded by the coding sequence GTGGGAATAAGCACACCTGAAATATTAACGGCTGAACATAATATAAATGATTTTTATTGCCAGCATGAAACATTAAACGAATGGCTTTCACGCCGGGCTTTAAAAAATAATAAGCTCGGCGCGAGCCGCACATTTGTTATTTGCAAGGAAGGCACAAAAGACGTTATCGGTTATTATTGTCTAAGCGCCGGTTCAATTAATCATATTGAATCTACACCATCGCTTAAACGCAATATGCCAGATCCTATCCCTGTAGTGCTTCTTGGCCGTCTGGCTGTCGATGTGGAATATCAGGGGAAGAAGCTCGGGGCATTGCTTCTCCAAGATGCTTGGAAGCGTGTCGCCAGCACAGCAGAACAGGTGGGCATTTCAGCTATAATCGTCCACGCACTTGATGAGAGCGCTCGAACGTTCTATACGCGTCTTGGCTTCGTCCAGTCACCGTTGGAGCCATACACGCTGATGCTTCCATTAGGCAAACAGAAGTGA
- a CDS encoding DUF1778 domain-containing protein, whose amino-acid sequence MRTQPKETPINIRAKAFQRELIDHAANLLSKTRTDFILDAACRAAEDAILDQRHFFVNDEKYHMFMQMLEQPLSDNEGFKKLMGYKAPWE is encoded by the coding sequence ATGAGAACACAACCTAAAGAAACCCCGATCAACATCCGGGCGAAAGCCTTCCAGCGGGAGCTTATTGACCATGCAGCAAACCTGCTCTCAAAGACCCGAACTGATTTCATCTTGGACGCTGCCTGCCGCGCAGCCGAAGATGCCATACTCGATCAGCGCCACTTTTTCGTTAACGACGAAAAATACCATATGTTCATGCAGATGCTGGAGCAACCGCTTTCTGATAATGAAGGTTTTAAAAAACTGATGGGATATAAAGCACCGTGGGAATAA
- the cpmA gene encoding carbapenam-3-carboxylate synthase, translating to MSSEFCFVKYGFDKNLNKLINEFQFDELSTGTILFRSTTKVSKFKSERYTAFLIGNIYNISTIRSILGKIEGRSSVLSDVEILLLSRDKFGNSIISIAEGDYCLFIEDKKGNIEVITESRGLNLVNLVQTDLIWITNSLKIVGKVEGDKAFDFKPESEVIKNSLKPDNFSPIRNVSRLKPGTINKLTFDEQRYLHLEVEYVISPVEENSFDIKESVLLEIIDSDLRNSISRLSKNNETIGVPLSGGLDSSLVTALASKYFDKVKTWSIGTELSNEFEFSKIVSDYLGTEHEVKILSEDEVISGVVKAIYYNEIFDGLSSEIQSGLFNVYELAKGKVNSLITGYGSDLLFGGILDPEKSYIEPNKILSEQVYRTKWTGEFSTHGAGNYGLNVYHPFWTNNLISLCHNLDPYFKIRDNEVKNILREYANSINILPKEIVWRKKIGIHEGSSVNKSFATMIGTEVNNYQDKTRFSYSIYKEFLTGRLSIEEANSTKLCEIIRRN from the coding sequence TTGAGCTCAGAGTTTTGCTTTGTTAAATATGGTTTTGATAAAAATTTAAATAAATTAATAAATGAATTTCAATTTGATGAATTATCTACTGGAACCATACTCTTCCGTAGTACAACAAAGGTATCTAAATTTAAAAGTGAAAGATATACTGCTTTTTTAATTGGTAATATATATAACATATCTACCATCAGATCCATTCTTGGAAAAATAGAAGGAAGATCTAGTGTGCTTAGTGATGTGGAAATTTTATTATTAAGTAGAGATAAATTTGGTAATTCCATTATTTCTATAGCAGAAGGAGATTATTGCCTTTTTATTGAGGATAAAAAGGGAAATATAGAAGTAATAACAGAGTCTAGAGGATTAAATTTAGTAAATTTAGTACAGACAGATTTGATTTGGATTACTAATAGTTTGAAGATTGTTGGTAAGGTAGAGGGAGATAAAGCTTTTGATTTCAAACCTGAAAGCGAAGTTATTAAGAACTCACTAAAACCAGATAATTTTTCACCAATAAGAAATGTGTCCAGATTAAAGCCTGGTACAATAAATAAATTAACATTTGATGAACAGAGATATCTTCATTTGGAAGTTGAATATGTAATATCTCCTGTAGAGGAAAATTCTTTTGATATAAAAGAAAGTGTTCTTCTTGAAATAATTGATTCTGATTTGAGAAACTCTATTTCCCGGTTATCTAAAAATAATGAAACTATAGGTGTTCCACTATCAGGAGGGTTAGATTCGAGTTTAGTTACTGCTTTAGCATCAAAGTATTTTGATAAAGTAAAAACATGGTCTATAGGAACAGAATTAAGCAATGAATTTGAATTTTCTAAAATTGTTTCTGATTATCTTGGTACAGAGCACGAAGTTAAAATTCTTAGTGAAGATGAAGTTATATCAGGTGTAGTAAAAGCTATTTATTATAATGAAATATTTGACGGATTATCTTCTGAGATTCAATCAGGATTATTTAATGTTTATGAATTAGCAAAAGGAAAAGTTAATTCATTGATAACAGGATATGGTTCTGATCTATTATTTGGAGGTATATTAGACCCCGAAAAATCCTATATTGAACCAAATAAAATATTGTCTGAGCAAGTTTATAGAACTAAATGGACAGGAGAATTTTCAACTCATGGAGCAGGAAATTATGGGTTGAATGTTTATCATCCATTTTGGACTAATAATCTTATATCTTTATGTCATAATTTGGATCCATACTTTAAAATAAGAGATAACGAAGTTAAAAATATTTTACGAGAGTATGCAAATAGTATAAATATCCTCCCAAAAGAAATAGTGTGGAGAAAAAAAATAGGTATTCATGAAGGATCATCTGTTAATAAATCTTTTGCAACAATGATAGGAACTGAAGTAAATAACTATCAAGATAAAACAAGGTTTAGTTATTCTATATATAAAGAATTTTTGACAGGAAGATTGTCAATTGAGGAAGCAAATTCAACCAAGTTGTGTGAAATCATAAGAAGGAATTAG
- the cpmB gene encoding carboxymethylproline synthase, with translation MVIERDFSSIRVIILNHENKHNPFSESLENSIKKSLIKADQDDNVKAIVVYGGENRSFSSGGDFSEVKNLSGESVERWIDRVIDLYCAVLNVNKPTVAAVDGYAIGMGFQFSLMFDQRIVSSEAKFIMPELKHGIGCSVGAAILSFTHGHNIMKKIVFECEEISSEMCIEYNIANQVIDKEILLETAIERANLLATYPKTAYLNTKKFMNKKFVDILEDSRKESKLVHKNSFGSRDSQKHFKKVLGEKY, from the coding sequence ATGGTAATAGAAAGAGATTTTAGCTCAATTAGGGTAATTATTCTTAACCATGAAAATAAGCATAATCCATTTAGTGAAAGTTTAGAAAACTCAATTAAAAAATCTTTAATTAAAGCTGATCAAGATGACAATGTTAAAGCCATTGTTGTTTATGGTGGGGAGAATCGTTCTTTTTCTTCAGGGGGAGATTTCAGTGAAGTTAAAAATCTATCAGGAGAAAGTGTGGAACGTTGGATAGATAGAGTGATTGATCTATATTGTGCTGTTTTAAACGTAAACAAACCAACAGTAGCTGCGGTAGATGGTTATGCTATAGGAATGGGATTTCAATTTTCTTTAATGTTTGACCAAAGAATTGTATCAAGTGAAGCTAAATTTATAATGCCTGAATTAAAACACGGTATTGGTTGTTCTGTAGGTGCAGCTATACTTAGTTTTACACATGGACATAATATAATGAAAAAAATTGTATTTGAATGCGAAGAGATTTCATCAGAAATGTGTATTGAATACAATATTGCAAATCAAGTAATAGATAAAGAAATTCTTTTAGAAACAGCAATAGAACGCGCTAATTTACTAGCAACATATCCGAAAACAGCATACTTAAACACAAAAAAATTTATGAACAAAAAATTCGTTGATATCTTGGAAGATAGCAGAAAAGAATCAAAATTAGTTCATAAAAATTCGTTTGGCTCTAGAGATTCTCAAAAGCATTTTAAAAAAGTACTTGGTGAGAAATATTAA
- the cpmC gene encoding (5R)-carbapenem-3-carboxylate synthase, giving the protein MNKNLQWSPIMKSGFGANISADDFLKVSAEEIKNLLMRQGFVVVNKINLNADEFRDIYSKYGTIVEYADEKIDVGFGYRDTLKLEGEKGKVVTGRGQLPFHADGGLLLSQVDQVFLYAAEIKNMKFRGATTVCDHVLACKEMPKHLLHVLENEIFEVRVLEYGYYVDVSPAGWFQVPVFTDLGWVRKMLIYFPFDEGQPASWEPRIIGFTDEETKRFFAELTEFMKNPRYYYKHYWERGDLIIMDNRRVIHEREEFDDDNIVRRLYRGQTADI; this is encoded by the coding sequence ATGAATAAAAATTTACAATGGTCGCCAATAATGAAGTCAGGTTTTGGTGCTAACATTAGTGCAGATGATTTTTTGAAAGTTTCTGCTGAAGAAATTAAAAATCTTCTAATGAGGCAAGGCTTTGTTGTAGTCAATAAAATAAACCTTAATGCTGATGAATTTCGTGATATATACAGCAAATATGGAACAATAGTTGAATATGCAGATGAAAAAATAGATGTTGGTTTTGGGTATCGTGATACATTAAAACTTGAGGGCGAAAAAGGAAAAGTTGTCACTGGACGTGGACAACTCCCATTTCATGCTGATGGTGGGTTATTGTTATCGCAAGTAGATCAGGTTTTTTTATATGCCGCAGAAATAAAAAACATGAAGTTTCGAGGAGCAACTACTGTTTGTGATCATGTTCTTGCATGCAAAGAAATGCCTAAGCATTTATTACATGTTTTAGAAAATGAAATTTTTGAAGTAAGGGTTCTGGAATATGGCTACTATGTAGATGTATCTCCTGCTGGATGGTTTCAAGTTCCTGTATTTACTGACCTTGGATGGGTGAGAAAAATGCTAATATATTTTCCATTCGATGAGGGACAACCAGCCAGCTGGGAGCCAAGAATTATTGGGTTCACAGATGAAGAAACAAAGAGATTTTTTGCTGAGCTTACTGAATTTATGAAAAATCCCCGCTATTATTATAAGCATTATTGGGAAAGAGGTGATTTAATTATAATGGATAACAGAAGAGTTATTCATGAAAGGGAAGAATTTGATGACGATAATATCGTTCGTCGTCTTTACCGTGGGCAAACTGCTGATATTTAA
- the cpmD gene encoding carbapenem biosynthesis protein CpmD — protein MANKKSNNNKVFKDETSLYSRYSISTLFLKFFVTLLLTNKITKKISLWMMRFILNKKNKFFIRFLNGVYFGGESIDEAKANVIFLSKNNIHSILDYAIEGKNDEIFFDNALESTLKLIDLASKESNIPYVAIKPSSLGDIHLYEEKMRGWNFFGEKINSWSRILERYEKIFHYAEIKSVKVMIDAEQSWIQAAVDKIVIDSIIKHNKILPIITLTIQSYKKESIDLLMLLHKIAIDNNIKVGIKIVRGAYLEEEIKNKEKSIGTFFLNKEETDLNYNYLVEYISKRIEYFYPFFATHNENSISIILNKNELKNKSFWIGQLYGIGDHISSKLAYNGIRTCKYLPYGPIDKSLPYLLRRINENAVASDTFVTENRKIMKEIILRLKNTGDKNGCL, from the coding sequence ATGGCTAATAAAAAATCAAACAATAATAAGGTTTTTAAAGACGAAACATCACTGTATTCTAGATATAGTATATCAACCCTTTTTCTTAAGTTTTTTGTAACTTTATTGTTAACAAATAAAATCACAAAAAAAATTTCCTTATGGATGATGAGATTTATTTTAAATAAAAAAAATAAGTTTTTTATTAGGTTTTTAAATGGGGTTTATTTTGGTGGTGAAAGTATAGATGAAGCAAAGGCTAATGTGATTTTTCTATCAAAAAATAATATTCATAGCATATTAGATTATGCAATTGAAGGGAAAAACGACGAAATTTTCTTTGATAATGCGCTAGAGTCAACATTAAAATTAATTGATCTCGCTAGCAAAGAGTCCAATATACCATATGTTGCCATTAAGCCTTCATCACTAGGAGATATTCATCTTTATGAAGAAAAAATGAGAGGTTGGAATTTTTTTGGAGAAAAAATTAATTCTTGGAGTAGGATATTAGAACGTTATGAAAAAATATTTCATTATGCAGAAATTAAATCAGTTAAAGTTATGATTGATGCAGAGCAATCTTGGATTCAGGCAGCAGTAGACAAGATTGTCATAGATAGCATTATTAAACACAATAAAATATTACCTATTATAACATTAACAATACAATCCTACAAAAAAGAATCCATTGATCTTCTGATGTTACTACATAAAATTGCTATTGATAATAACATTAAAGTTGGTATTAAGATTGTTAGAGGAGCTTATTTAGAAGAAGAGATTAAAAATAAAGAAAAATCAATTGGAACATTTTTTTTAAATAAAGAAGAGACTGATTTAAATTATAATTATTTAGTTGAATACATATCAAAAAGAATTGAGTATTTTTATCCTTTTTTTGCAACTCATAATGAAAATAGTATATCAATCATATTAAATAAGAATGAATTAAAAAATAAATCATTTTGGATTGGACAATTGTACGGGATTGGAGATCATATTTCATCAAAATTAGCTTACAATGGTATTAGGACGTGTAAATATTTGCCATATGGGCCAATTGATAAATCATTGCCATATTTATTAAGAAGGATAAATGAAAATGCAGTGGCTTCAGATACCTTTGTTACAGAAAACAGAAAGATAATGAAAGAGATTATTTTAAGATTAAAAAATACGGGAGATAAAAATGGATGTCTTTAA
- the cpmE gene encoding carbapenem biosynthesis protein CpmE: MDVFKLKIGNDSFDISSNETILKCAYKNGVKLKYHCASGYCGKCQVKLISGEVNLDHSGGISRDKISSGYILTCCSYPKSNIEI, from the coding sequence ATGGATGTCTTTAAATTAAAAATTGGAAATGATTCTTTTGATATATCATCGAATGAAACGATTTTGAAATGTGCTTATAAGAATGGAGTTAAATTAAAATATCATTGCGCTTCTGGATATTGTGGTAAATGTCAAGTAAAGCTTATTTCTGGTGAAGTTAATTTAGATCATTCTGGTGGAATATCTAGAGATAAAATATCTTCTGGATATATACTGACTTGCTGCTCATACCCGAAAAGCAACATTGAAATATAG
- the cpmF gene encoding carbapenem biosynthesis protein CpmF codes for MKYIYLFLSIIMSSKAYSFDNMKLSFVEGGDFYVGSVFGAQNYESHSNVTLNSFYIMKNEVTYSEYKEVYEWAILNGYDFDDGCNGSHYEDCLPPEQDEGRHPVTSIKWLDTILFSNALSEKLKLTPVYFQKGNKIIRKKDKNLEIFINTNANGYRLPTLNEWHVAARGGEPALRLGRYGYYHSGSNDSKKVAWYPEFNTSNFGTQVVGKLSPNDLDLYDMSGNVSEWVYDSYELGTVKLYYFCGGSYLSHANSLSSCDNHSSGYIMPDVGFRLVRSYLNEK; via the coding sequence ATGAAATATATTTATTTGTTTTTATCTATAATAATGTCATCAAAAGCATATTCATTTGATAACATGAAACTCAGCTTTGTTGAAGGCGGTGATTTTTACGTTGGTAGTGTGTTTGGCGCTCAAAATTATGAATCTCATTCTAATGTTACATTAAATTCTTTTTATATCATGAAGAATGAAGTTACTTATTCAGAATATAAAGAGGTATATGAATGGGCTATATTAAATGGTTATGATTTTGATGATGGATGTAATGGGTCACATTATGAAGATTGTCTTCCTCCTGAGCAGGATGAAGGCAGGCATCCTGTGACTAGTATTAAATGGTTAGATACCATTCTTTTTTCAAATGCATTAAGTGAGAAATTAAAACTCACTCCAGTATATTTTCAAAAAGGAAATAAAATTATTAGAAAAAAAGACAAAAACTTAGAGATCTTTATAAATACAAACGCTAATGGCTATCGTTTACCTACCTTAAATGAATGGCATGTTGCAGCAAGGGGCGGAGAACCTGCCTTACGATTAGGAAGATATGGATACTATCACTCTGGAAGCAATGATTCTAAGAAGGTGGCATGGTATCCAGAGTTTAATACAAGTAATTTTGGAACACAGGTTGTAGGTAAATTATCTCCAAACGACTTAGATTTATACGATATGAGTGGAAATGTTTCTGAATGGGTCTATGATAGTTATGAACTTGGTACAGTTAAGTTGTACTATTTTTGTGGTGGAAGTTATCTTTCCCATGCAAACAGCTTATCCAGTTGTGATAACCATAGTTCAGGATATATTATGCCAGATGTTGGATTTAGATTAGTTAGGAGCTATTTAAATGAAAAATAA
- the cpmG gene encoding carbapenem biosynthesis protein CpmG — MKNKFYLIFILLFSFEAFSHCGNKVNLKDGINLIDLNGDGKKDVIFYAKFENNTSHPSNTLTVFIKNKNGKFNIVPLPNDTGFTWFDFKLSASEIKIQDYELGVKNGVYYIIFFRKKNNDDDIFGEYPVEFIKYDIKYNNEVPGISNYYWDYTKSYLTKKKYKNVSDAMTEYNMECSL; from the coding sequence ATGAAAAATAAATTTTACCTTATTTTTATTTTACTTTTCTCGTTTGAGGCATTTTCTCATTGCGGAAATAAGGTAAATCTAAAGGATGGAATCAATCTTATAGATTTGAATGGTGATGGAAAAAAAGATGTAATTTTTTATGCCAAATTTGAAAACAATACATCTCATCCAAGTAACACATTAACTGTTTTTATAAAAAATAAAAATGGGAAATTTAATATAGTTCCACTCCCAAATGATACTGGTTTTACTTGGTTTGATTTTAAATTATCTGCTTCTGAAATAAAAATACAAGATTACGAGCTAGGGGTAAAAAATGGAGTTTATTATATTATTTTTTTTCGCAAAAAAAATAATGATGATGACATATTTGGAGAATACCCAGTAGAATTTATTAAATATGATATAAAATATAACAATGAAGTGCCTGGTATTTCAAATTATTATTGGGATTATACTAAATCCTATCTTACAAAGAAAAAATATAAAAATGTTAGTGATGCCATGACAGAATATAATATGGAGTGTAGTTTATGA
- the cpmH gene encoding carbapenem biosynthesis protein CpmH, whose protein sequence is MKFFLFFFVFLSFFCHSGENESFRKKIQKKIDDKILLCLGETEWPVSINENSIWVNANMESLVDAGLVKLDFKRGKNKLWNLTKLGKKEFNKNGDFCYGRMMLKDILNINYINKKRGFIVFNYYVHLLPEWAKNKSIRFAYSYLDNIITGIDNEKYQIEFEKSDTGIIKIISDPIQLEILY, encoded by the coding sequence ATGAAATTTTTTTTATTTTTTTTTGTTTTTTTATCTTTTTTTTGTCATTCAGGAGAAAATGAATCTTTTAGAAAAAAAATACAAAAAAAAATTGACGATAAAATATTATTATGCCTAGGTGAAACTGAATGGCCAGTATCAATTAATGAAAATTCTATATGGGTTAATGCGAACATGGAATCTCTTGTTGATGCTGGATTAGTGAAATTGGATTTTAAAAGAGGAAAAAATAAATTATGGAACTTAACCAAGTTAGGAAAAAAAGAATTTAATAAAAATGGTGATTTTTGTTACGGTAGAATGATGTTAAAAGACATTCTAAATATAAATTACATAAATAAAAAAAGAGGATTTATAGTTTTTAACTACTATGTACACTTATTACCTGAATGGGCTAAGAACAAATCAATAAGGTTTGCATATTCTTATCTAGATAATATTATCACAGGCATTGACAATGAAAAATATCAAATTGAATTTGAAAAATCTGACACTGGGATTATTAAAATAATAAGTGATCCTATTCAACTTGAAATTCTTTACTAA
- the glpD gene encoding glycerol-3-phosphate dehydrogenase translates to METKDLIVIGGGINGAGIAADAAGRGLSVLLLEAQDLAKATSSSSSKLIHGGLRYLEHYEFRLVSEALAEREVLLNLAPHIAFPMRFRLPHQPHLRPAWMIRIGLFLYDNLGKRVSLPGSKGLKFGANSVLKPELVRGFEYSDCWVDDARLVVLNAQEVKKRGGEVRTRTKVTRAWREQEGWMVEAEDLRTGKTYTWRAKGLVNATGPWVKEFFDDGLKLKSPYGIRLIKGSHIVVPKVHDEPQAYILQNEDHRIVFVIPWMDEFSIIGTTDVEYQGDPKEAKIDDQEINYLLRVYNDHFKKQLNRDDIVWTYSGVRPLCDDESDSPQAITRDYTLDIHDEQGKAPLLSVFGGKLTTYRKLAEHATEKLMQYYPTAGKAWTRNGQLPGGNLEGCDRDGYARLLRKRYNWLPEGVAVRYARTYGSNSELILQGANNLTDLGESFGHGLYETELRYLVDNEWVVELDDAIWRRTKLGMWLKEEQKQRIAAWLAENAKPRTEI, encoded by the coding sequence ATGGAAACTAAAGACTTGATTGTGATCGGCGGCGGGATCAACGGTGCCGGAATTGCAGCAGATGCTGCTGGCCGGGGGCTCTCTGTTCTATTGCTGGAAGCACAAGACTTAGCCAAAGCCACATCATCCTCCAGTTCAAAATTGATCCACGGTGGCTTACGCTATCTAGAACACTATGAATTCCGTTTGGTCAGTGAAGCGCTGGCAGAACGTGAAGTTTTACTGAATCTTGCACCACACATCGCTTTTCCGATGCGTTTCCGCCTGCCGCATCAGCCACATTTACGTCCAGCATGGATGATCCGCATTGGCCTGTTCCTCTATGACAATTTGGGCAAACGAGTCAGCCTGCCTGGCAGTAAAGGGCTAAAATTCGGTGCCAATTCTGTTCTGAAACCAGAATTGGTCCGTGGCTTTGAATATTCTGACTGCTGGGTTGATGATGCTCGTTTAGTTGTCCTTAACGCTCAAGAAGTCAAAAAACGTGGCGGGGAAGTCCGTACCCGAACAAAAGTGACCCGTGCATGGCGCGAACAAGAGGGTTGGATGGTTGAAGCCGAAGATCTGCGTACAGGTAAGACCTATACTTGGCGTGCAAAAGGTCTGGTTAATGCTACCGGCCCTTGGGTTAAAGAATTCTTTGACGATGGTCTGAAATTGAAATCACCTTATGGTATTCGCCTGATCAAAGGCAGCCATATTGTGGTGCCAAAAGTGCATGATGAGCCGCAAGCTTATATTCTGCAAAATGAAGATCATCGTATCGTATTTGTTATTCCTTGGATGGATGAATTTTCCATTATCGGAACCACCGATGTGGAATATCAAGGTGATCCAAAAGAGGCGAAGATTGACGATCAGGAGATTAATTATCTGCTGAGAGTTTATAACGACCACTTCAAGAAACAACTTAACCGTGACGATATCGTCTGGACCTATTCTGGCGTACGTCCACTGTGTGATGATGAATCCGACTCACCTCAGGCCATTACGCGCGACTATACCCTTGACATACATGATGAACAGGGCAAAGCACCATTACTGTCTGTGTTCGGCGGTAAATTAACTACTTACCGTAAGCTGGCAGAACACGCAACCGAAAAGCTCATGCAATACTATCCCACGGCCGGAAAAGCCTGGACCAGAAATGGTCAGTTACCGGGGGGTAATTTGGAAGGATGCGATCGTGATGGTTATGCCCGTTTATTGCGTAAACGTTACAACTGGTTACCGGAAGGCGTTGCTGTACGTTATGCGCGTACTTACGGCAGCAACAGCGAACTCATTCTGCAAGGTGCTAATAATCTGACCGATCTAGGCGAATCCTTCGGTCACGGCCTGTATGAAACAGAGCTTCGTTATCTGGTCGATAATGAATGGGTCGTTGAACTGGATGACGCAATCTGGCGCCGTACCAAATTGGGTATGTGGCTAAAAGAAGAGCAGAAGCAACGCATTGCAGCATGGTTAGCGGAGAATGCTAAACCACGCACTGAGATTTGA